The window TTGTTTTCTCTTTGGTAGTGCCCTTCTCTGTCTTGTTAATCTCACTGTCAAGAGTTTCCACCACGGAATCACTTAGTGAAGAGTGGGATCCGCTTTCGTCAGCTATAATCTCCTCATTCTCAACAGGCCTCTCTTCCTCCTCTTCCAACAAAGCTGGTTCTTGTTCAGGACTCACCTCGACAATATGCAATCTCAACATCCCAATGGAGTCACCTTCATCTGCGTCAGGGTCCTTTGATACTAGACTATCAACCCAGGACTCAGCCAATCTAAGCTCAGCCGTACAGGTAATAGTTACTAAATCACCATCACCATCCTTATACTTAACAAGAACAGACTTTGACATTGCAAACCGTTTTGTAACAATATCCCTCAAGACTCTAAAACTGCAATTTACAGGCATTTGGGAAAGCCTTATATCAAGATCATAAACAAGCTTCAATGGCCTCCAACGAATTACAGCATCTTTAGAAGGTCTGCGGACTTCAATAGAAGCCTGCTCCTTCCGTTCATAACTACTTGGACCTGGATTAGGTTTAGAAGGACCATTTGAAGGCTTCAAAACAACCCTTGGCATCTGAACTTTACCATTTTCAGCTGGCATAACAGGAGAGGGCTTATCTGGTTTATTATTATTAACTGATACAACCGAAGCCCCAGCTGAAGGTGTTGGCTTCTTAGACATTGATCGAGAAGGTAAACACGGTCCTCCTAGACCAGCAATAGAGGCTGCACCCACTGCAGATGCACCAAGTGCAGCTGGCGATGGACGGCTCTGAAGGTCTTGACGAGGACCAAGTATTATGCTCAATCGCCCTGCAATCTCCAAAGCATCCCGATGATTCCCATCAACATCCAATAACATTTGCACATCTTGCATCGCCATTTCATACTTACCCACAGCCTCAAACGCACGAGCCCTTCGTAGAAGAGCCCGAACATAACGGGGCTGAACCTGAAGTGCCATAGTACACTCCGaaataacagaatcataatctacAGGCTTCATTTGCATCAAACATGCCGCTCTATTGCTATGAAACACAGCTCTTTCCGGATGCGCCTTTGGTGTTAATTTAAGAGCATTATCATATTGTTGTAAAGCACCTACAAAATCCTTAGCCTGAAACCTTTTATTTCCCTCTTCTTTCAACTCATGAGCTCTTTTTATGAAAATGGATGGGTCCAAATCAACAGTACCATTAACAACAACAGGTTTATTGTTATTATGACTCTCCCCAACAACcccttgattttgattttgactAACACCACCTTTTTTCTTCCTACCACCTGATTTCCCCATTTTCAAGATTCAAACTTTACTACTAATAAGCCTAGATAACCAAAATTTTCAAAACCCCACTATTTATTTTACTATATAAATGAAGAAAGAATAGAAAAAAGCAACTTACAGATACAAAGTTTACACCCTTAGTGGAAAATTGGGTGTTATATGACTGAATCTTGAAAACCCATATGCTGTATTTGGATTTGAAACTCTAGATAGAGGAGGGTTGTGAGTTTAGTGTTGGATTTGAATATCTGTTGTAGGCTAGGATAATTTGATCTATTGTGAGCCCTTGGATGAGTGATTTAGTGGTGGCATTCACCGTTAGATCTTTTTTTCTGTTATTGGATAATTAGATTGGATTTATGGACAATGAGAAAGACGTTAACTGTCTTCTTGTCTGTCTCATTTAGAAGATAGAAGGAATGCACGATGAAAACGGCACAAATTCAGATGCTATCTGCTTTTAGTTTTAGGAAAACTAATAAGGAGATGATGGTCAAAAACATAGTTACTGTGTTCGGTACGGAAGGGAAATATTGTTCACGAAAAATGtgtttttagaaaatattttgcGGACAATGTATTCCTCCATACCGAGCACACCCTTAAACTATCGTTTTTTCGCGAGTTACACGCCCCAATTATAAGTTGTTTCATAGGAAATACTAATAGTTGGAATATGAAACTCGGGAAAAAtgatactccctctatttcaatttatttgtcttagagcctgtttggcctAACGACTAAAaactgcttattttgaaaagttatTTTTTCAAAAAGTACTTTTTATGAGAAGCAGCTTGTGTTTGACTAATTCATTTGAAAAGTGCTTTTGACTGCTTTTAATAAGCAGATTGTATTTgactaattttcttaaaaaagtgtttttgagtGTCAAATTACGAAAAAGGACAAGTATTAATAAACGTTTACTATTAAGATTATTTTAcaaagaaaaattattttaaatagctaTTATGAAAGACTTTAATTAAGTTTTTAATtttaactaattaaaatttaaaagtgcAAATTAAAGTTTTTAATTAatataatacataaataaataaaatagtgaTATAATATCAACACGATGATTTAAATATACTAAAAAACTACaaccaaaataaaattcaaaattattCCACAAATTAAAATTCAACACAAAAATAAGTAGAATCCTTCATACATCACGAATATTCTCAATGATTTCATCCCTAACGGATTAATGAGGGATATACTTGGTAAACTTACATTTATTGTAGGGATATTTTTGTCTTGAAGAAGATTAATTTCTGCTTCTACTTTTTTTAAGAAGCAGAAATTTTGTGTTTCTCCCCAATCgcagaaaaactgcttctgcttctACTTAAAATCAATTTTACTAATTCGTCAAACTGCCTCTACTTAAAAGCAATTTTACTAATTGGCCAAACAACTCAAGTATCCAAAAaaaagtatatatttttaaaaaaaaaaaaaaaaaggtttttggCCTTAAAAGCGCTaggccaaacaggctcttacttcctttttaaaaaaaaatgtctctTTCCTTTTTGGAAACTttttaattccaactttccacgtaacatgtttaagaccacaagattaaaggacaTTTTGATACATTCTACATATATTTAGTTTAAGACCATGTTGGCACAGAGCAtgtgagttttgatgattgacaaagtaaacAAATGAGGCAAGTGAACCAGACATGTTTTATCTCAGACATAGGCAGTGAGGTAGGAGAAGATAAATCAAAGACAGTTGTTGGACAATAGTGAATGAAACAGGTTTATGGACATGTTCTATCTCAGAGTGTGACAAGATTCAGAGGCAAAAGCAACAGGTGGTTGAACCAGGTTCAAGTACATGTTCCAGTTTACACTTCTACTGCGAGTAGGATTTGTGTTGAGGCGGCAAACAGAAATAGAATGATTTCGAAGATGAATTATCGCTGGAATGGGATATAGTAAGTGTGCCACGAGTGCTCCCTTCTGAAGACATGGCGGTAGAATTGCAGGATTCCTTGCCATAATTATCAAGATACTTTAAACTCCTACGAGAACAATGAAGCCGCATGGAAAGGCAAGAATCCTAAGTCAACTCAAACCCTAGTACAACTAATGGGCCTATTCACGAAAGGTTTTGGGTTTGCCGACTTGCTGCGCACTCAATGCTCTATATATTGAAGTCTTACCAAAAAAAAAGGTTTGCGCATTCAAAAGAGAGAAATCAGAATATTGAGCGAATACAGTCAATGCAATATTGAGTGTTCTGATTCCAGAAGTGCCACCTGATACTACTAAAAAAATTAAAGCAGATGTTCTACACAGTTTATGTTttacagttcttgagtctagatTTGTGTGTTCGGTTGTTTATCAAGGTGTAACTTTATCCACTTTCATAGAAGCATAAATCATAGGTATAAACAGTTAGTCAAATTCAACTTTAAGTTGGGATAACTTGAAGGGTGCTTACTAGTCTAGGGAGATTagtgagataggaattagaggTTAGTTCATAGGTTACAGAGTTTGTAACTTAAATTAATTTGCACAGGCTCACAGTTGTATTGGAGTTTTGGAAAAATCCTACAAGGGTGTAGATCGTGATTTTTTCACCCTTTtgagccgggtggtttccacgtaaaattttTGTGTCCTTTACATTATTATTCTTTACTATTTCGCGTATGCTAAGCTTGGAACAGATAGAGCAACGTGTTCTATCCTATAGGTGAAATCTAGTATTGATTAGGATAGAAAGTAGGTTGTGCaacccaacaagtggtatcaaagcCTATGTTCTCTTTAAGATGCTAACATTTTAAGAGAAGATCATGACAAACAAAGTAACAGAAATtagacaaagcaaaagggaatCAATCTATAAGCCACTGTTGTTCAAAAGTGAACACTATTATCTATGGAAGAATCGAATGTAGACCTACCTTATGAGCGAGGACTATAACCTGTGGATAATCACGTCAAGAGGACCACTGATCCCCATGAAGACAATGCATGATGGATCAAGAAGACCCAAAACTGAAAAATAATTTGTGGGTGATGACTTCACAATGATGGAACTAAATGCTAAGGTAGTCGGCATTCTACATTGTAGTCTGGGAAGACACGAGTACAACAGAGTCTTAAGATGCTCCAATTCCAAGGAAATTTAAGACCTTCTGGCACAAAGTCATGAAAGTATAACTCAAGAAAGACAACTCAGATTGCATATGCTCATGAGGAGATATAAACTGTTTGCAATGAATGAAAAGGAGTCAATCGGGGATATGTTCAACAAATTCATCAACATCACCAGCAATCTGATGGCATTGGGCAAGGTTTTTCCCACGGAAGACTTAGTCATGAAATTCTGAGGAGTCTTCCTCCCTCATAGAACATACGAGTTGTTACGATTCGCTTTTACGCGGTTaaagcataaaagttactacgaggttgttggtggtgtaattgaattttagtattttagagtcaccacctaatttattaagggaaattaggaaaaccggtttaaaagggtttatcaaacacgagaaaaatcctttttggaccaaagatcgaggtaagggttctggtgatcccttagggaaggttttacgcaccctagtattgaagatccgtagaatatggttgacctatgagcttcaatgtgtgattaatgtatttattaaaaaaaaaatgtataactTTCCGcaaaaaatgtcattcattttttcataaactcaagaaaaaaatttggcaaaaagtcTGCTTAAAAAAGGGTTTTTGGGGTTTGAAATtcacgtaagtgttcaactcactttattgtcgGACTAGGACACCCCcaggatttctcccgagtagagtcgctactattctagtcctaataaaatgagtttaggtcttacgggttttattatatgtatatataaagatatggagtatatctccgattttatacatatatatatagataaagaaTATTACAAGTTGTTAGTTTAAGTCCGGTTTCAACATTGAAGCTCATATAAGTCAATTTATATTCCAATCCAAATCCATCTCATCTCAAACTTTGGCCCAACAGATCTCCTTTATTTTTTTTCGGTCCAACAAAttttgggcttccaggcccaaagcAGTCCATTTCCAGATCCTGAATCGGTCCCAAAAAAAAATGTCCAagtctttatttttttaataaagagCCCAAGTCcagaatttgatccttatggttGCAAAACATGTGATTTTTGAAATCAACTTATTCCTACTCATTTTCAGTATAAAAGGAAATTTTACACGGTTTTTTTTACCACAGGCTTATTGCCCAAGAAAACTTGTcaccaatttttttttggagaaataACTTTTTTTGCATTGATTCAGCTTTAAATTCTATTGCATCATACACTTAACCATAGTATTATACCAATTTTAAGTTCAATTTCATGCAAAGTTGATCACTATCCGAGTTTGAAAATAGTTTGGCGACTTCCTAAAAATACTATGTGCCTTTTCCTAAATTC is drawn from Lycium barbarum isolate Lr01 chromosome 8, ASM1917538v2, whole genome shotgun sequence and contains these coding sequences:
- the LOC132606328 gene encoding protein CLMP1-like — encoded protein: MGKSGGRKKKGGVSQNQNQGVVGESHNNNKPVVVNGTVDLDPSIFIKRAHELKEEGNKRFQAKDFVGALQQYDNALKLTPKAHPERAVFHSNRAACLMQMKPVDYDSVISECTMALQVQPRYVRALLRRARAFEAVGKYEMAMQDVQMLLDVDGNHRDALEIAGRLSIILGPRQDLQSRPSPAALGASAVGAASIAGLGGPCLPSRSMSKKPTPSAGASVVSVNNNKPDKPSPVMPAENGKVQMPRVVLKPSNGPSKPNPGPSSYERKEQASIEVRRPSKDAVIRWRPLKLVYDLDIRLSQMPVNCSFRVLRDIVTKRFAMSKSVLVKYKDGDGDLVTITCTAELRLAESWVDSLVSKDPDADEGDSIGMLRLHIVEVSPEQEPALLEEEEERPVENEEIIADESGSHSSLSDSVVETLDSEINKTEKGTTKEKTTTEDPECKEVEMDDWLFEFAQLFRTHVGIDPDAHIDLHELGMELSSEALEETLTSEAAQALFDKAALKFQEVAALAFFNWGNVHMCAARKRMPIDDSASKEETMATKLQAAYDWVKEKYSLAKEKYEEALSIKPDFYEGLLALGQQQFEMAKLHWSFVLAKKEDLSNWDPTETLALFESAEEKMKAATQMWEKLEELRANELKDPSASKKDELLKRKKKPEGEVSAAGEISADEAAQQAAAMRSQIHLFWGNMLFERSQVECKLGLTGWKENLDTAVERFKLAGASETDIATVLKNHCSNEEQMVENLKTERNDNPNDQNDASKS